In the Desulfobaccales bacterium genome, one interval contains:
- a CDS encoding YkgJ family cysteine cluster protein, which translates to MVDLNMKVVRPVKMTPESRFRFKCHPGVPCFTECCGRTTIILTPYDILRLKGRLGIDSGDFLERYTRREEHEQSGLPLVIMDMPRYGGKCPFVRPVTGCLVYSDRPATCRYYPVGQGVLITEEGLDEFYFLVREPHCKGFEEQDEWNVETWRKDQGADYYDEMNREWKAMMLRRSSFGKPDITEREQDLFYMVMYDLDQFRRFIFKSRFLTIFQVDDDTQQRIWEDDLELLRFGYKYIKMVFKISDDKSLSLAPQEAVPAAT; encoded by the coding sequence ATGGTTGATCTGAACATGAAGGTGGTGCGGCCGGTGAAGATGACCCCGGAGAGCCGCTTCCGCTTCAAGTGCCACCCCGGGGTGCCCTGTTTCACCGAGTGCTGCGGCAGGACCACCATCATCCTCACCCCTTACGACATCCTGCGCCTCAAAGGCCGGCTGGGGATTGACTCCGGGGATTTCCTGGAGCGCTATACCCGCCGGGAGGAGCATGAGCAGTCGGGCCTCCCCCTGGTGATCATGGACATGCCCCGCTACGGCGGCAAGTGTCCCTTTGTGCGGCCGGTCACCGGCTGCCTGGTGTACAGCGATCGTCCCGCCACCTGCCGCTATTATCCGGTGGGCCAGGGGGTGCTCATCACCGAAGAGGGCCTGGATGAGTTCTATTTCCTGGTGCGGGAGCCTCACTGCAAGGGCTTTGAGGAGCAGGACGAGTGGAACGTGGAGACCTGGCGCAAGGACCAGGGCGCGGACTACTACGACGAGATGAACCGGGAATGGAAGGCCATGATGCTGAGGCGCTCCAGCTTCGGCAAGCCGGACATCACCGAGAGGGAGCAGGACCTGTTCTACATGGTCATGTATGACTTGGATCAGTTCCGGCGCTTTATCTTCAAGAGCCGCTTCCTCACCATCTTCCAGGTGGACGACGATACCCAGCAGCGCATCTGGGAGGACGACCTGGAGCTGTTGCGCTTCGGCTATAAATACATCAAGATGGTCTTCAAGATTTCCGACGACAAGAGCCTGTCCCTGGCTCCCCAGGAGGCGGTGCCGGCAGCCACCTGA
- the qmoC gene encoding quinone-interacting membrane-bound oxidoreductase complex subunit QmoC, giving the protein MADEILIKPDLKFVQRIMAAGGQDAKKCYQCDTCSVVCNLTPENHPFPRKEMLQAQWGIKDVIKSPDIWLCHQCSDCTVHCPRGAKPGEVLGVLRQMCIENYAIPPQLARMVGDIRFLPLLVGFPVLLLLAALKITGRLAIPEGPIVFSKMFPWWMVDIIFMAAAGFAVFVLAQGVIRYWRDINTSPWAVKLQGGVLANLIPVLQDILLHNRFKKCETTYARSLNHLLVLFGFITLGLVTAWAFVREWVFHWPGPYPFFSPFKMLALLGTALLIYGIYQIIVARQANADKAGFGTYFDWQLIYIVAAVGITGAASWLFRLTGIASLAYPVYFLHLTSVFILFFFAPYTKMAHLVYRTVAMLYARMSGRGF; this is encoded by the coding sequence ATGGCTGACGAAATCCTCATCAAACCGGATCTGAAGTTCGTCCAGCGGATCATGGCCGCCGGGGGGCAGGACGCCAAGAAGTGCTATCAGTGCGATACCTGTTCCGTGGTCTGCAATCTGACCCCGGAAAACCATCCCTTCCCCCGCAAGGAGATGCTCCAGGCCCAGTGGGGGATCAAGGACGTCATCAAGAGCCCGGACATCTGGCTCTGCCATCAGTGCAGTGACTGCACGGTCCATTGCCCCCGGGGCGCCAAGCCCGGAGAGGTGCTGGGGGTGCTGAGGCAGATGTGCATCGAAAATTATGCCATCCCGCCGCAGCTGGCCCGCATGGTGGGGGACATCCGCTTCCTGCCCCTCTTGGTGGGCTTCCCGGTGCTGCTCCTCCTGGCTGCTCTTAAAATCACCGGCCGCCTGGCCATCCCCGAGGGGCCCATCGTCTTTTCCAAGATGTTCCCCTGGTGGATGGTGGACATCATCTTCATGGCCGCGGCGGGCTTTGCGGTCTTCGTCCTGGCCCAGGGGGTCATCCGCTACTGGCGGGACATCAACACCAGCCCCTGGGCGGTGAAACTGCAGGGGGGCGTGCTGGCGAACCTGATCCCGGTGCTCCAGGACATTCTCCTGCACAACCGTTTCAAGAAATGTGAAACCACTTACGCCCGCAGCCTCAACCACCTGCTGGTGCTCTTCGGCTTCATCACCCTGGGGTTGGTGACCGCGTGGGCCTTTGTGAGGGAGTGGGTCTTCCATTGGCCGGGGCCCTATCCCTTCTTCAGCCCCTTCAAGATGTTGGCCCTGCTGGGCACGGCGCTCTTGATCTACGGCATCTACCAGATCATTGTGGCCCGGCAGGCCAACGCCGACAAGGCGGGCTTCGGCACCTACTTTGACTGGCAGCTTATCTACATCGTGGCGGCGGTGGGGATCACCGGCGCGGCCTCCTGGCTCTTCCGGCTTACCGGGATTGCCTCCCTGGCCTATCCGGTATATTTCCTGCACCTGACCAGCGTGTTCATCCTGTTCTTCTTTGCGCCCTACACCAAGATGGCGCACCTGGTCTACCGCACCGTGGCCATGTTGTATGCCCGCATGTCCGGTCGCGGGTTCTAA
- a CDS encoding FAD-dependent oxidoreductase, with protein sequence MALEERKYAAYLCKGCGIGAALNFESLAKITKKEGKIPEVKEHDILCSPDGLEMIKNDIAEGVNCVLIAACSPRVKYEEFDFPGVLVERVNLRELVAWTQEPNDEPTQMLAEDYLRMGAAKIKKADLPEPWQTEEISKTILVIGGGAAGLSAALTAARQGYPVVLVEKEAQLGGYGAKIFKSTPTSYPYSSLVDSPVHALVKEVLAEPKIKVMTNTEVITSAGQPGLLDITVNRNGEEETFRVGAIVLAAGWRPYDASKLDKLGYGLSPDVVTNVELEEMAKKGQITRPSDGKVPQNVVFIQCAGSRDPEHLPYCSDFCCATSLKQALYVRQQNPEAVAMILYKDMRVPGVAELFYKEAQSDPGVMLTKAEVTGVEPKGGKLLVKATDSLLGQNVAFEADMVVLATGMVPATADNPVINLDYRQGPGLPDLDLFNGFADSNFICFQYETRRTAIYAAGAVRQAMRLPAAIEDGAGAAMKAIQALQHIEAGMAVHPRAWDITFPDPFMQRCTQCKRCTEECPFGAIEEDEKGTPFYKINRCRRCATCMGACPERIVNFKDYSVDIIGSMIKAIEVQEIEDEEDPKAPFMIVGLVCENDAYPALDALAQHRLKLPPNIRFIPLRCMGSFNLVWVSDALSRGVDGLVLLGCKYGDDYQCHFAKGSELCAYRLTKLSETLDKLGLEADRVQQFQIAISEFDRLPALLQEFVDRVREIGPNPFKEF encoded by the coding sequence ATGGCACTGGAAGAACGGAAATACGCGGCATATCTGTGCAAAGGCTGTGGCATCGGGGCCGCCCTGAACTTCGAGAGTCTCGCCAAGATCACCAAAAAGGAAGGGAAGATCCCGGAGGTCAAGGAGCACGACATCCTCTGCAGCCCCGACGGCCTGGAGATGATCAAGAACGACATCGCCGAAGGCGTCAACTGCGTGCTCATCGCCGCCTGCTCGCCCCGGGTGAAGTACGAGGAGTTCGACTTCCCCGGCGTCCTGGTGGAGCGGGTCAATCTCCGGGAGCTGGTGGCCTGGACCCAGGAGCCCAACGACGAGCCCACCCAGATGCTGGCGGAGGACTATCTCCGCATGGGCGCGGCCAAGATCAAAAAGGCGGACCTGCCGGAGCCCTGGCAGACCGAGGAGATCTCCAAGACCATCCTGGTCATCGGTGGCGGCGCGGCGGGCCTGTCCGCGGCCTTGACCGCGGCCCGGCAGGGCTATCCGGTGGTGCTGGTGGAGAAAGAGGCGCAGCTGGGCGGCTATGGGGCCAAGATCTTCAAGTCCACCCCTACCAGCTACCCCTATTCCTCCCTGGTGGATTCCCCGGTGCACGCCTTGGTGAAAGAGGTCCTGGCCGAGCCCAAGATCAAGGTGATGACCAACACCGAGGTGATCACCTCCGCCGGCCAGCCGGGCCTGCTGGACATCACCGTCAACCGCAACGGCGAGGAGGAGACCTTCCGGGTGGGCGCCATTGTGCTGGCCGCAGGCTGGCGCCCCTATGACGCCAGCAAGCTGGACAAGCTGGGCTATGGTCTCTCTCCGGATGTGGTCACCAACGTGGAGCTGGAGGAGATGGCCAAGAAAGGCCAGATCACCCGGCCTTCGGACGGCAAGGTGCCCCAGAACGTGGTCTTCATCCAGTGCGCCGGCTCTCGGGATCCGGAGCATCTGCCCTACTGCTCCGATTTCTGCTGCGCCACCAGCCTGAAGCAGGCCCTCTATGTGCGCCAGCAGAATCCCGAGGCGGTGGCCATGATCCTCTACAAGGACATGCGGGTGCCGGGGGTGGCGGAGCTCTTCTACAAGGAAGCCCAAAGCGACCCGGGCGTCATGCTCACCAAGGCCGAGGTCACCGGGGTGGAGCCCAAAGGCGGCAAGCTCCTGGTGAAGGCCACCGACAGCCTCCTGGGCCAGAACGTGGCCTTTGAGGCGGATATGGTGGTGTTGGCCACCGGCATGGTGCCGGCCACGGCGGACAACCCGGTCATCAACCTGGATTACCGCCAGGGCCCGGGCTTGCCGGATCTGGACCTGTTCAACGGCTTTGCCGACTCCAACTTCATCTGCTTCCAATATGAGACCCGGCGGACGGCCATCTACGCCGCGGGCGCGGTGCGGCAGGCCATGCGGCTGCCGGCGGCCATCGAAGACGGCGCCGGCGCGGCCATGAAGGCCATCCAGGCCCTGCAGCACATCGAGGCGGGCATGGCGGTGCATCCCCGGGCCTGGGACATCACCTTCCCGGATCCCTTCATGCAACGCTGCACCCAGTGCAAGCGCTGCACCGAGGAATGCCCCTTCGGCGCCATTGAAGAGGACGAGAAGGGCACGCCCTTCTACAAGATCAACCGCTGCCGGCGCTGCGCCACCTGCATGGGGGCCTGTCCGGAGCGCATCGTCAACTTCAAGGACTACAGCGTGGACATCATCGGCTCCATGATCAAGGCCATCGAGGTGCAGGAGATCGAGGACGAAGAGGATCCCAAGGCACCCTTCATGATCGTGGGGCTGGTGTGCGAAAACGACGCCTACCCGGCCCTGGACGCCCTGGCCCAGCATCGGCTGAAGCTGCCGCCCAACATCCGCTTCATCCCCTTGCGCTGCATGGGCTCCTTCAACCTGGTGTGGGTGTCCGACGCCCTCTCCCGGGGGGTGGATGGCTTGGTGCTTTTGGGCTGCAAATACGGGGACGACTACCAGTGCCACTTCGCCAAGGGGAGCGAGCTGTGCGCCTACCGGCTCACCAAGCTCTCGGAAACCCTGGACAAGCTGGGGCTGGAAGCCGACCGGGTGCAGCAGTTCCAGATCGCCATCTCCGAGTTCGATCGCCTGCCCGCCCTCCTGCAGGAGTTTGTGGACCGGGTGAGAGAAATCGGCCCCAACCCCTTCAAGGAATTTTAG
- a CDS encoding CoB--CoM heterodisulfide reductase iron-sulfur subunit A family protein, protein MNAADQKILVIGGGMSGLTAALEAAEAGTQVILVEKEPYLGGRVAQLHRYFPKLCPPTCGLEINFRRIRENPNITFYTLAEVTQISGTAGNFDVTITLKPRYVNDRCVACNACAEACPAERVNTFNYGLDKTKAAYLPYDMAFPFKYVIDAEACVGDCGQKCKEACAYEAIELDMQPQTLNVKVGAIVISGGWDLYDISKADNFGFGRVKNVITNMQMERLAASNGPTGGKILRPSDGQAPKKVAFVQCAGSRDQNHLPYCSYICCMASLKQATYLLEQDPEAEAHIYYIDLRCPGRYEQFLWKVRDMAGVKLIRGKIAKVEQEVGSDNVVVTAENTLGEGKLTAAYDLVVLAVGMVPSTKNAPLPLPLSYTPEGFIIPELLPEGITAVGSMKSPLDVAKSVQEGTGAALKSLISLGGR, encoded by the coding sequence GTGAACGCCGCTGATCAAAAGATTCTGGTCATCGGGGGAGGCATGAGCGGCCTGACCGCGGCCCTGGAAGCTGCGGAAGCCGGCACCCAGGTGATCCTGGTGGAAAAGGAACCCTATCTGGGCGGCCGGGTCGCACAGCTCCACCGATACTTTCCCAAACTCTGTCCGCCCACCTGCGGCCTGGAGATCAATTTCCGCCGGATCCGGGAGAATCCCAACATCACCTTCTACACCCTGGCGGAAGTGACTCAGATCTCGGGCACGGCGGGCAATTTTGACGTCACCATCACCCTCAAACCCCGCTACGTCAATGACCGCTGCGTGGCCTGCAACGCCTGCGCCGAGGCCTGTCCGGCGGAGCGGGTCAACACCTTCAACTACGGCCTGGACAAGACCAAGGCGGCCTACCTGCCCTACGATATGGCCTTCCCCTTCAAGTATGTCATCGACGCCGAGGCCTGCGTGGGGGACTGCGGCCAGAAATGCAAGGAGGCCTGCGCCTACGAGGCCATCGAGCTGGACATGCAGCCCCAGACCCTGAACGTCAAGGTGGGGGCCATCGTCATCTCCGGCGGCTGGGACCTCTATGACATCAGCAAGGCCGACAACTTCGGCTTCGGCCGGGTGAAAAACGTCATCACCAACATGCAGATGGAGCGGCTGGCGGCCAGCAACGGCCCCACCGGCGGCAAGATCCTGCGGCCTTCGGACGGCCAGGCCCCCAAAAAGGTGGCCTTTGTGCAGTGCGCCGGCTCCCGGGACCAGAATCACCTGCCCTACTGCTCCTACATCTGCTGCATGGCCTCCCTCAAGCAGGCCACCTACCTCCTGGAGCAGGACCCGGAGGCCGAGGCCCACATCTACTACATCGACCTGCGCTGCCCCGGCCGCTATGAGCAGTTCCTCTGGAAGGTCCGGGACATGGCTGGCGTCAAGCTCATCCGGGGCAAGATCGCCAAGGTGGAGCAGGAAGTGGGCAGCGACAACGTGGTGGTGACGGCGGAAAACACCCTGGGCGAGGGCAAGCTCACCGCGGCGTATGATCTGGTGGTGCTGGCGGTGGGCATGGTGCCGTCCACCAAGAACGCGCCCCTGCCCCTGCCCCTGTCCTACACCCCGGAAGGCTTCATCATTCCGGAGCTCCTGCCCGAGGGGATCACCGCGGTGGGCAGCATGAAGAGCCCCTTGGATGTGGCCAAGTCGGTGCAGGAAGGCACCGGGGCCGCTCTCAAGAGCCTCATCAGTCTGGGCGGGAGGTAG
- the aprA gene encoding adenylyl-sulfate reductase subunit alpha, with the protein MALEREFCKWSYCQKPPVETIETDFLIVGGGMAACGAAVEAMAYAKQLGLKVTLVDKAALDRSGAVAMGLSAINTYIGPENPVNDYVKYVRTDLMGIIREDLVHSLGCHVDQSVYDFQEWGLPIWQKDAEGHTVDGQVARDEGLPLLKDGGKCCRSGRWQCMINGESYKVIVAEAAKNALGMENIYERVFIVKLLTDKNNSNRVCGAVGFSVREHKTFVFKCKAMLVACGGVVNVFRPRSVGEGQGRAWYPVWNAGSTYAMPAEIGAKMVLMENRFVPARFKDGYGPVGAWFLFFKAQATNAYNEDYMTKNWERVKQEYPGYADSPGTCLRNHAAMIEMREGRGPILMHTDKAMQELAKVLSKKELKHLEAEAWEDFLDMSISAASLWASMNMEPDKVPSEIIPSEPYLLGSHAGCAGLWVSGPSKNYLGAPDDWFWGYDRMTTVEGLFTAGDGVGASGHKFSSGSHAEGRMAAKAAIAFILDHKDDKLEPAQNIDDVIAEIYLPFEIYEKYKDYTTHPDINPNYLRPKQIQTRLQKIMDEYVGGIATMYMTNKPMLEEGLKRLTFLKEDAQRMAAADLHELMRAWEQYHRIIAGEAHLRHILFREETRYPGYYYRSDFPKIDDDKWRVFTISQYDPKTNEWKFETKPYVQLVK; encoded by the coding sequence ATGGCTCTGGAAAGAGAATTCTGCAAATGGTCCTATTGTCAGAAACCGCCGGTGGAAACCATTGAGACCGATTTCCTCATCGTGGGCGGCGGCATGGCGGCCTGCGGCGCGGCGGTGGAAGCCATGGCCTATGCCAAGCAGCTGGGCCTCAAGGTCACCTTGGTGGACAAGGCGGCCCTGGATCGTTCCGGCGCGGTGGCCATGGGTCTGTCGGCCATCAACACCTACATCGGCCCGGAAAACCCGGTGAACGACTACGTCAAGTATGTCCGCACCGACCTCATGGGCATCATCCGGGAAGACCTGGTGCACTCCCTGGGCTGCCACGTGGACCAGAGCGTCTATGACTTCCAGGAATGGGGTCTCCCCATCTGGCAGAAGGACGCCGAAGGCCACACCGTGGACGGCCAGGTGGCCCGGGACGAGGGCCTGCCCCTCCTGAAAGACGGCGGCAAATGCTGCCGTTCCGGCCGCTGGCAGTGCATGATCAACGGTGAGTCCTACAAGGTCATCGTGGCCGAGGCCGCCAAGAACGCGCTGGGGATGGAGAACATCTACGAGCGCGTCTTCATCGTCAAGCTCCTGACCGACAAGAACAACTCCAACCGGGTGTGCGGTGCGGTGGGCTTCAGCGTCCGGGAGCACAAGACCTTCGTGTTCAAGTGCAAGGCCATGCTGGTGGCCTGCGGCGGCGTGGTGAACGTCTTCCGGCCTCGGTCCGTGGGTGAAGGTCAGGGCCGCGCCTGGTACCCGGTGTGGAACGCCGGCTCCACCTACGCCATGCCCGCGGAGATCGGCGCCAAGATGGTGCTGATGGAAAACCGGTTCGTCCCGGCCCGGTTCAAGGACGGCTACGGCCCGGTGGGCGCCTGGTTCCTGTTCTTCAAGGCCCAGGCCACCAACGCCTACAACGAAGACTACATGACCAAGAACTGGGAGCGGGTGAAGCAGGAATACCCCGGCTACGCCGACTCCCCCGGCACCTGCCTGCGGAACCATGCCGCCATGATCGAGATGCGGGAAGGCCGCGGGCCCATCCTGATGCACACCGACAAGGCGATGCAGGAGCTGGCCAAGGTGCTCTCCAAGAAAGAGCTGAAGCACCTGGAAGCGGAAGCCTGGGAAGACTTCCTTGACATGTCCATCTCCGCCGCCTCCCTGTGGGCCTCCATGAACATGGAACCCGACAAGGTGCCCTCCGAAATCATCCCCTCCGAGCCGTACCTGCTGGGTTCCCATGCCGGCTGCGCCGGTCTGTGGGTGAGCGGTCCCTCCAAGAACTATCTCGGCGCCCCCGATGACTGGTTCTGGGGCTATGACCGCATGACCACCGTGGAAGGCCTGTTCACCGCCGGTGACGGCGTGGGCGCTTCCGGGCACAAGTTCTCCTCCGGCTCCCATGCTGAGGGCCGCATGGCTGCCAAGGCCGCCATCGCCTTCATCCTGGATCACAAGGATGACAAGCTCGAGCCGGCGCAGAACATCGACGACGTCATCGCCGAGATCTATCTGCCCTTCGAGATCTACGAGAAGTACAAGGACTACACCACCCATCCGGACATCAACCCCAACTATCTGCGGCCCAAGCAGATCCAGACCCGCCTCCAGAAGATCATGGACGAGTACGTGGGCGGCATCGCCACCATGTACATGACCAACAAGCCCATGCTGGAGGAAGGCCTGAAGCGGCTCACCTTCCTGAAGGAAGACGCCCAGCGCATGGCCGCGGCGGATCTGCATGAGCTGATGCGGGCCTGGGAGCAGTATCACCGCATCATCGCCGGTGAGGCCCACCTGCGTCACATCCTCTTCCGGGAAGAGACCCGTTACCCGGGTTATTACTACCGGTCTGACTTCCCGAAGATCGATGACGACAAGTGGCGGGTGTTCACCATCTCCCAGTATGATCCCAAGACCAACGAGTGGAAGTTTGAGACCAAGCCCTACGTGCAGCTGGTGAAGTAA
- the aprB gene encoding adenylyl-sulfate reductase subunit beta: MPSFVIVEKCDGCKALDKTACQYICPNDLMVLDPEKKKAYNQEPEQCWECFNCVKICPQQAIEVRHYADIMPLGSSTFPLRGTDSIMWTIKFRDGKTVKRFKFPIRTTPEGSIDVFKGKTLPKVEDLRKPGFFTGSARTE; this comes from the coding sequence ATGCCGAGTTTTGTGATTGTGGAAAAATGTGACGGCTGCAAAGCCCTGGACAAGACCGCATGCCAGTACATCTGCCCCAATGACCTCATGGTCTTGGATCCGGAGAAGAAGAAGGCCTACAACCAGGAACCGGAGCAGTGCTGGGAGTGCTTCAACTGCGTGAAGATCTGCCCCCAGCAGGCCATTGAGGTGCGGCACTATGCCGACATTATGCCCCTGGGCTCCAGCACCTTCCCGCTGCGTGGCACCGACTCCATCATGTGGACCATCAAGTTCCGGGACGGCAAGACCGTGAAGCGGTTCAAGTTCCCCATCCGGACCACCCCGGAGGGCTCCATCGACGTCTTCAAGGGCAAGACCCTGCCCAAGGTCGAGGATCTGAGGAAACCCGGCTTCTTCACCGGCTCGGCCCGGACCGAGTAA
- the sat gene encoding sulfate adenylyltransferase, with protein sequence MEMIGHGGKPLVERVIADKNEAKKKIAGLKTMPATRQMATECIGIAYGFFSPLEGFMKRADVDAVCKKMELADGTLWSIPIVYDISDKEIAEYGVKEGESILLTYDDNPLAIFEVEEIFTYPKDEMAFDVYGTKEDKHPGVKRTYNYKDKFLGGKITLVNEPKIREPFTPYFLTPRQHRMKFQELGWQRIVAHQTRNVPHSGHEWLMKHAYIAAHGELPVESMEVIGKAISGVLVNCIVGEKRAGDYIDEAIVLAQDGLKKYGYFREDIHMTTMTFWDMRYAGPKEAVHHSIIRANLGLTHHMFGRDHAGVGTYYESYEAHRLLMSIPREKLFITPIFVLEWVYCPHCGEVTCIGLCGHWNEHQKFSGTKIRSILIDEVKPTRLIFRPEIFDIVMDAAKKYGFGSPFVGPEYLAKAKPAFSIEPL encoded by the coding sequence ATGGAAATGATCGGCCATGGTGGGAAACCACTGGTAGAACGGGTCATTGCCGACAAAAACGAAGCGAAGAAAAAGATCGCCGGCCTGAAGACCATGCCCGCCACCCGGCAGATGGCGACGGAATGCATCGGCATCGCATACGGCTTCTTTTCGCCCCTGGAAGGCTTCATGAAGCGGGCCGATGTGGATGCGGTCTGCAAGAAGATGGAGCTGGCGGACGGCACCCTGTGGAGCATTCCCATCGTCTATGACATCTCGGACAAAGAGATCGCCGAGTACGGGGTCAAAGAGGGCGAGAGCATTCTCCTCACCTATGACGACAACCCCCTGGCCATCTTTGAGGTCGAAGAGATCTTCACCTATCCCAAGGATGAGATGGCCTTTGATGTCTATGGCACCAAAGAGGACAAACACCCCGGGGTGAAGCGCACCTACAACTACAAAGACAAGTTCCTGGGCGGCAAGATCACCCTGGTGAACGAGCCCAAGATCCGGGAACCCTTCACTCCTTACTTCCTCACCCCGCGGCAGCATCGCATGAAGTTCCAGGAGCTGGGCTGGCAGCGCATTGTGGCCCACCAGACCCGGAACGTGCCCCACTCCGGCCATGAGTGGCTGATGAAGCACGCCTACATCGCCGCCCACGGCGAGCTGCCGGTGGAGTCCATGGAGGTCATCGGCAAGGCCATCAGCGGTGTGCTGGTGAACTGCATCGTGGGCGAGAAGCGGGCCGGCGACTACATCGACGAGGCCATCGTCTTGGCCCAGGACGGCCTGAAGAAATACGGTTACTTCCGGGAAGACATCCACATGACCACCATGACCTTCTGGGATATGCGCTATGCCGGTCCCAAGGAGGCGGTGCACCATTCCATCATCCGGGCCAACCTGGGGCTCACCCACCACATGTTCGGCCGGGACCACGCCGGCGTGGGCACCTACTATGAATCCTATGAGGCCCACCGCCTGCTGATGAGCATCCCCCGGGAGAAGCTCTTCATCACCCCCATCTTCGTCCTGGAGTGGGTCTATTGCCCGCACTGCGGCGAGGTGACCTGCATCGGCCTGTGCGGCCACTGGAACGAGCACCAGAAGTTCAGCGGCACCAAGATCCGCTCCATCCTCATCGACGAAGTGAAGCCCACCCGGCTCATCTTCCGGCCGGAGATCTTCGACATCGTCATGGACGCGGCGAAGAAATACGGCTTCGGCTCGCCCTTCGTGGGCCCGGAATACCTGGCCAAGGCCAAGCCGGCCTTCAGCATCGAGCCTCTCTAA
- a CDS encoding adenylate/guanylate cyclase domain-containing protein translates to MTEKLDIVQAIELAIAHELEARRSYLTLAEEAEDPELKRLLIEIAQEEAGHEASLRSRLRLYEQKQLLRETICRYVSDRVVEEILKNPEALRLGGERRHLTVLFADIKGFTTLSETMDPARVVEVLNDYFTEMVDLIFAHEGTLDKFLGDGLFAFFGAPLEVPRAASQAVACALAMHRRLKEMQAAGRTPIAGMRIGINTGEAIVGNIGHARRMDFTIIGDMVNVAARLLEVARDLEAGIVISEATQREVAGQFETVPGPAVVLRGRREPTVSYLVPVP, encoded by the coding sequence ATGACCGAGAAACTGGACATCGTCCAAGCCATTGAGCTGGCCATCGCCCATGAGCTGGAGGCCCGGCGGAGCTACCTCACCCTGGCGGAGGAGGCCGAGGATCCGGAGCTCAAACGGCTCCTCATCGAGATCGCCCAGGAGGAGGCGGGCCACGAGGCCAGCCTGCGGAGCCGCCTGCGGCTCTATGAGCAGAAGCAGCTCCTGAGGGAGACCATCTGCCGCTACGTCAGCGACCGGGTGGTGGAGGAGATCCTGAAAAACCCCGAGGCCCTGCGCCTGGGCGGCGAACGACGGCATCTCACGGTGCTCTTTGCTGACATCAAGGGCTTCACCACCCTCTCGGAGACCATGGACCCGGCCCGGGTGGTGGAGGTGCTGAACGATTACTTCACGGAGATGGTGGACCTCATCTTTGCCCATGAGGGCACTCTGGACAAGTTTCTGGGGGACGGCCTTTTTGCCTTTTTCGGGGCGCCCCTGGAGGTGCCCCGGGCCGCCAGCCAGGCGGTGGCCTGCGCCCTGGCCATGCACCGGCGCCTCAAAGAAATGCAGGCCGCGGGCCGGACCCCCATTGCCGGCATGCGCATCGGCATCAACACCGGGGAGGCCATCGTGGGGAACATCGGCCATGCCCGGCGGATGGACTTCACCATCATCGGGGACATGGTGAACGTGGCCGCCCGTCTCCTGGAGGTGGCCCGGGATTTGGAGGCCGGCATTGTCATCAGCGAGGCCACCCAGCGGGAGGTGGCCGGGCAGTTCGAGACCGTGCCCGGCCCGGCGGTGGTGCTCCGGGGCCGCCGGGAACCCACGGTGAGCTACCTGGTGCCGGTGCCCTGA